ttattattattattatatatttttttttttacaaacaattGGATTTCAGAAAGTATTGTCTACACTTGCAATTTAAAACACACATTTTCTTCTTCCTCTGTGGTTTGTGTACCCAACTCTCCCAGCATGTTCATTCCTTGTGGTTTGAGTCAGGGGTTTTAGATTATGTTCAACTCTGGACTGAACATTTCTTGGACTCGGGAACCTCTGAGCTGAAAAACATGAATAGTTAAATTGAGTTGAAATAACAGGGGGGAAAAGCTGCATGTATTATTTATGTCAGAATAAACCTTCTTTAACTCTGCTTCCACATTCTCATGTGTACATCCTGGAGAGGAGTCAACACAAGGTGCCAGAGGAGGCTCTCAAAGTAAGTGAGAACTTCCACACATGTACATATCATCTATGAATATGAGTGATAGTCAGGTAGAGGCTTCTTCATATCCTACTTTCCTCTTGTGTGTTTTAGCATGAGAAGTACACCAGCCAGCTGCAGATGAGTATGAAGGCACTGGAGGCaaggaagaaggagaaggagaggcagcATGCTAAGGAGAAGACCAGAGACTCATCCTGCTTCAAACAGGAGAAAGCCGAGCATAAAGCTGCCCTCGCAGCAGGTAAAAACCCTGTTTAACTCGCAACTTCAACTCTTCCCCAGTCCACCTCTTGTTGTCCTTTTCTTCTAGAGCCCACAGTATATGTGCTATCCTACATTATAGACCAGGCCTAGGCATTTTCTCTGCAAGGTCGAAAATCATAGCAATTACAATTGATGAACTTAACTGTTTGTCTTGCCACAAACAGTACCAGCAAATACCAGTCTGTTATGCCTTCGGTAAAATATTGCTGCTGATGTCAGTTTCATTATCTTATTTACGTGAGGAAGAAGAAGCCTTTTATACCAAAAAGTGTTAGAGGATCTGTAGATGCACACAGCTCTCCTTGTTAAGTGAACCCCTAGTATACGATCAAGTTACCTTGTGAGGGGATTGGGTCAAAGGTTCAATCCAGTAGGGTCAGACGAGCAGCATTACTAGTGTGGAACTCCAGTTGGCAGGATGAGTGAAGTGATATTGGCCTGGCCTGTTGAGCTGGGACACACAAAGCCTTATGTCTGTCTGCCATGCCTCTGGACTGGGGCTCCAGACATAGGCAGTAGTGCTGAACCTACTCCTGGTGGTGCTAGCATGTGCACTAGAAGgattagaagtgtgtgtgtgtgtgtgtgtgtgtgagagagtgagccTGTGTTTTTCGTGCCAAGCGGGCACGGCTGTTAGGGGGATTGTGGATTTGCTGTCTCACACACCGCACCGTAACAGTACTTACAGGTGTCCCTCTGTCCTCAGCTCTGCTCAGGGCTACATCTTTTGGGAATGTATAGGATTTACAGTGCAGTTAAGTTCCTAAAGCACTGAGGCTTGTTCTCAGCAGGGTAATGCAGGGGTGGACCATCACTAGTGGCTTTAACTACTGACAGTCACAAGGTTATGAAACAACAGACACCAGCAGTGAACACTTCCTTTAGAGGTTTACATTCAGcctcttcctctcccactctGCCTGTATGTGATGGGTTAATATAGCTGCTGACTGATTCCTTATTTCCTACTGGAGCAGCTGGACTGGTGAGGTGaccacagtgacagtacagtgGCAGGGTCCGCACCCTGTTGACAGTTCAGACACTGAGGCTGTGAGCAGGATATGTCTGTTTTTCCTGCTGCCTTGCAAGGTGTGGACTGTGGAGCCTGGCCTCTCCTTTTGCTTCCTGTCTGTAAAGCAGTCTGCAGGCTCTCTGAGTGTACAGTAGGCCTGGGTGTGACTAGTCTACCCTGACAGGACCTAGGGCTATTCACTCTTTCCACCATAGATGTTACAGTAACTGTCTactgtttccagatttctatgaaatatgagtCAACATTTTCATGTAGATGGACATAGAAGCTCAGTTTTGGTGACTTTTAAAATAATTTTCTATTccaaaatgaatgaaaataaaagtATGCTGACACCATGTAAATTATAATTTCCACATCCAGAAATTAACCCAATAACACATTGTAATTAACAaaaatttatacatttttttacatattGGGCCATTTGTATATAGCCAAATCATGGTCCATATTATCAGGTAGGCTATGCCTTTAGCCCAACTGATGTAGCAAAGTGCAAATAAATAGGCTGAAGCATGTTGTTGTCTATCTGCATTTACCGTATTTGGCTAATCATTAGCCAGATCCCAAATGTGATCTTTTAATTAGTTATTATCCTATTGATCCCAGAAACCACTTAATGTcacaattcccccccccccccccccccccaacaattgCCTGGTTGCCACTACTCTTGCGCAACAAAAATATCTATCTCATCACAAGTTAAGCCCCTCTCCCCAAAATATTTTGAGGTAGAGTGGCGTTGTACTTCAAGCTACCCTAGAATTGACCGGTGTCAATTTTGTTTGCAGAGGAAAAGTAAAAGTGAACTGttctagcatcttcaaagtgtgcCTCAGCAGAAATATTTTTCATGCTCCAAAATGAGTGCAGCAGAAACACTGAATCAGTTATTCCCAGGCCCTAGACCAAGCAGGGAGTGGGGCCTTCTGTTATCAATGGGATCATGTGATACACAATCCTTCTGGGAGGAGAATGAGACTGGACACTAATCCTAATCTTCAATAAAGGGAGGAGATAATGGTAACGGTAATGAAAGTAAAATGTGAAGTTTTTCAAATAAAAACACTGGCCTGCAGAGTTTAGTGACCCATCTCTCCAGAGCAGAACATTAAGAAAAACTGCCATAACCTTCCATCTAcagtacactgagtgtataaaacattaggaacacctgctcataCACAAGACAACTTTTTGGACAACATTTATGTCTGATGataaccaaacactgcattccacagtaagaacctccaTACCAACAGTCAAACATGGCGGTGacggtttggggatgctttgctgcctcaggacctggatgtTTTGCCTTAATAGAAttaaccatgaattctgctctgtattaGAGAATTCTACAGCAGGACTTGAAACAGCAGTTCATGCTTGCAAACCTACAAATGTTGCTttagttaaagcagttctgcatgcaagagtgggccaaaattaatccacagcgatgtgagagactgatcaacaactacaggaagcatttggttggagtcattgcagctaaaggtggcacaaccagttattgagtgtaagggggcaattacttttttcaCACAAGGGAACTGTGTGTtggaaaacttttttttaaataaatacaatgtgtaacattttttttgttatttgtaaactcaagttccctttatctaatattaagtatataacattcagtatcaaaaattgAGAAAATCAGAAAGGAGGGAAATAtttttttcacagcactgtacagACATACATAATCATGATTGATCCATATTGTTTTTATCCATCTGACCAGTAAGGGCATTAGGGCAGATTTCTTGTCACCTTCATGGCTGTGATGACGTTTAACAGCTGTCTGGCCAGCCCGGGATGCTAGCCTATGTGGCATAAATCAGATTATCCACATGCCTGGTGTCTGTGTGAAAACTAAAGCGCTCCATTGGGGCTCACACACTGGCCTAAATAAAGCAAAGCACTACAACTCCAAAGTGATGTTTCCCAGAACACACAATAAGACATCaacatagagagggagaaacagaaagGCACGACTAGGGCTGTTGTTGTGACCGTATTACCGTCATACCGGCGgccacgagtcatgaaggcagtcaaatttcacatgactgtttagtcacggtaattaggcttctccaagctctgattctgctgctggtcattagtagcctaccaaatttGCGAACTGcttggtactcagcactctattgtccctcaaatcactctgacatcaaccCAAATCTAATCtgaaatctaatcaaacacttcatgagaccCCATGAGCTCAtattgcacaacatttctataggctatgtaaTTGTGGGAGAAAACGGCGTGATGGCTGCTAATAAAAAAACGAGGAtctcatcagctttctataggctaggcctactatatttatttctcaacactcctaatattaagcacattgcttaatattacaacaggagtatagcctacctggctggcaggAAAATAAACCACTTGGAAAAGCTTCCTCCACTCACTATTTAAGTGAAATAGTGCCTTTTTTCCCCTAAACCTTTTCTAATCATAGTCGCACAGCtcttgtagcctagcccataggcctatatgtttaatgttttttgtatcacaactaaagtggtcaaataacttcttaattaagcacattaatccgctttacaaggggtgtagagcctaactggcatatataaataaataaacaatatgtgagtttcaagtttggggaagttCATTTTcatataataaaagcattacatgcataattgcatttgtggtcacttttgataatggtgtgttCCGTTAATGGAACATTcccgcttatagcctactaccatgtgcacattgctgtgcttatagtgTCAAGAAATGGCCTAATAGTTCATTGACATTTTATGCTAAGCGTTCTGATCTGTTGGGTCAGCTACACtgcatcatttttttttttttatgctagtggttgtattaattttggatctatcgcatcccacaactgttccagactatgtttggaatatttatttctcacacagaatagaataggtcatcTTCTGTACTATGGGGGAttgtagattgacataggctactGCTTTTGCTGTtctttaggcctactcatcttgttgactgacaaaaagtaaatgtggacaattCTTCCattatcttcaatatgcacctcagaATTCAATAAGAACGTGCGCAGTTTCGTCCCCGATGTGtcggtcttcacttgtagcctgtaaGAAAGACGCGATCACGTGACCGAGAGCTGTGTGAGTGAGAGATGCTTTGGATTGCGCAGCACATTTGTGCCGCGAAAGGCATGGctttttttttagggtgcattacagCCACcatgaaattcgaggcattatcaagtgcttgtcaaattgtgaatgagagactactggagtgtgtacagcctgtgcaaaaaaaactaagcagagctcatgccttttcaAGCGACTATTATTTCAAATCATTGTTGGTCTCATCATGCAGcattacaatgtattaaaaagcAAAACATATAGCcaaacgtttgtagaacaactaaagttacattaataactctaagcatagagtacctatttctttgttaaccgctcaacacagaatagctagctgcatgtgcgcactccctgaAATCGCTTggagaaaatatttatattttattcagctttgttcaattgtattcttcatactataaaataatgccacggaattataatcaaatcttgtctgctaaatgaactagtgtagcccacatcaggacctaacataaggacaactcagagtatgctattcttttcttcagaaatagactacattttcttcatatcatgcttctttagttctgtctaaaataaataatggatttattgtggaggTGTAgggtatattacatggatttattgtggaggtgtaggctatattacatggatttattgtggaggtgtaggctatattacatggatttattgtggaggtgtaggctatattacatggatttattgtggaggtgtaggctatattacatggatttattgtggaggtgtaggctatattacatggatttattgtggaggtgtaggctatattacatggatttattgtggaggtgtaggctatattacatggatttattgtggaggtgtaggctatattacatggatttattagacttttaattggcttgtaggctatttgaggaagccaggagatgctaaatctGTTTGTtaagtcaattaccgtgagaccgactgttatttgcttgacaatcaccagctgaccAAATTTTGTGACCGCCACTACCCTACcacacacttttttttggtgGGGGGAGTGACTTAACATTTTTTGATGAAACATATTTTTGTTGCGCAATAGTAGTGGCAACCAGGGAAGTGTTGTGAGAAATTGTGACATTAAGTGGTTTCTGTGAGAAGTACAGGCAGGGGTGTGTTACcctaacaggtaggcctacagtacattaTATTCACTGTTTATGCACGTTTTTTTGTGGCATAAAATTAATCAATAGGATAATAACTCATTAAAAGATCACATTTGGGATCTGGCTAATGATTAGCCAAATACAGTAAATGCAGATAGGCAACACCATGCTTCAGCCTATTTATTTGCACTTTGCTGCATCATTTGGGCTACAGGCATAGCCTATCTGATTAGATGGACCATGCATAGGTTATTTACTTGGCCCAATATGTTAAAAATAATTAAACTTATCATTTTACCATCATTTTACCATTGTGTTATTGGGCTCAGGTGGAAATTATATTTAAAATGGTGTCGGCATACTTTTATTTCCATTCATTTTGTAGAATGTCCTTTTTTACAAGTTTTTCCAGATGACACGCTGAGCACGTTCTTATCAGAGTTAGAAACATTTTCGTGGGACAAAATGCATTATATTATTCCTAATGTTATCTACTGTGACTGTTTTTGCTACGCTGTTTTGTAATGCTTTGGCATTGTACAGATGTTATGGTGTTTAGGCCTAAAGCTTTTGTGCAATCATTCAGCCATAGATAGTAGGAATAACAGTTACATCATTCAGTTGGCGCTATACTAATTCTGTTCTCTGAtttctttcactctctgtccGTGCGTGTGCTTTTGTTAGTGGCCAGCGAGACTCCAGTGTCCAGACCCACTCCTCTGTATGGGCAGCCGTTGTGGTGGGGGGAGGATGATGCTGAACACAGTGGAGGACAGCGGCCAGACGAGGACCCTGCAGGTCTTAAACAAACGTTACTCTACTATTACTCTATCAATGAATTTGTTGATCAGGATATGTGAGTGTGTCACTTTGAAAGAGGATTGGTATTTCAGTTTTCTTATTAGCTGTGCTGGCTCATAAAGGTTACTGCTCTTGTATTTGATTAGAGTggcaaacataacactttgttatGGCACCACATCATTGTTGGATGCAGTATACTAAGAGATGAATGGTGTTTAGCTCTGGCAAGCTCTGTAGTGCCCACTGGGGACAGGGAGCGGCCAGTGTCCCACTGAGCCAAGCCAGTCCTGGACCATGTCAGGCCAGCAGCCAGCGCCTCGTGATGGATTACCCTGTAAGCCCAGGGGacggggtagaggagggagggtgactGTCAGCCTCATGCTGCCCAGCCTGGCTGGAACAGATTACCTCTCAGCCGTTCTCCTTTGGGACTCCAAGCTCCCACAGTGACATTTTTACATGTCCAGCTGGCCTGGCACCCACTGATTGGCTGATGTTCTGTTTGTTTGCTCAGTCTAGCTGCTGGAGCAATGTTGTTATTTGTGGCTTCAGTTTAAGAGCGAATACTTGGCAGAGACAGAGTTTTAAAATTCTGTTTTCCTTGAATGGTGTAGTATGCCACAGTTGTTAGTACTCCCCTGTAATATTTCATTAGTTGTGTCTGTGATTCCTTCCCTTACCCACCTCACATACTGCATGTCCTTTGTGCCTGCAATTTACAGTATTAATCtatatagacctactgtcttCCCACTGTGTCTGCCCTAACAGAGAATACTAAAGAGGGCTCCAGACATGAGATCAGCGGCTCCCTGTCAGACAGCCAGGCCAAGACAATCTACTCGCACCACAGGGAGCCAAGCTACTTTGAGATACCCACCAAGGAGTTCCAGCAGCAGGAGCTCCATGAGGTTCCCACTAAGGACACtgaccccccttctctccctgtccctgttctccctccagtccccacctccacaccccctgtGGTGCAGAGCCACGCCTCCTTCACCATTGAGTTTGATGAATGCACACCAAGCAAGATCAAGATCAAGGACCATGTGACAAAGTTTTCCTTCCGCCAGCAACGCAAGCTCCCGGGTAAGGAGGCGGTGACAGCGCCCACTGAGGTTATATCAGCGGAGTGCAAGGTGGCTGATTGGCTGGTCCAAAGCGATGTGAGCATGATGAGGAGGAGGTCTCGGACAGAGGACATGTTCAGCTCAAAGAGTGGCCTGCCCATCTGCAACGAGGCTTCCACAGGTGAACTCTGACCATTTATTCACTGACTCCACGGTTACTATCCTCTGTTGCTGTCAGAGCTAACGTGTTTCTGTTTTTATCATCAGGCCACCACCATGAGGATGGGACTTGGAGTGACTCTGAGGATCCTGTTGTAAATGGGAAACGGGCTATACAATTAAAGCCACCGATGGGCCCTCACAAATTTTTACCGCCCCAGCTGGCCCTCCCTAGACCCTTCACCAACCCTGACTCAGCGGATCCTCAGTCTCACTCCCCTCCTCCAAGCCAGGACAAAGCAGACCCCCAGCAGGGCTTCGTCATTGAGTTCTTTGACGACAATCCACGCAAGAAGCGCTCACAGTCCTTCACCAACAACACAGGCCAGCTCGACAGCCCGGCCCTCAGGAACAAGCCGGAGAAAAGGTGCGACCCCAGCACCCCCACCCAGCAGTACACCATTCCCTTGAAGGGCCCGGGTTCTGGAGGCCCCCAGAGGGCCGGCTCCCTGAGGAGGGAGAAGATGGAGGATCGGATCAGTAACAACATCTCCTCCTGCTCCATCCCTCCCAGGCTGTTTAGAAGTGTGGGACGCAGGTCCAAACTGGCCCAGGACTTCACGGCTGAGTTCCTGAGGGAGTCCAGACAGGAGTCTAGGCCGAGCATGAACACAACCTGGGAGAAGAATACGTCTCCTGTGTCTCCTACCACCAGCCCCCCACCAACAGTAGAGGCAATAGCACCCCACTCCTACCCCCACCAGACCACACCAAGCCCCCCTCAGCCATACCTGACTCAGACTTCATCCTGTACCCACCAGTCTGTGCCCCTGAAAGCCCCTCTAATGCCCATGGCCCCACGCAGCCTGGAGGCCCCACGCAGCCTGGAGGCCCCACGCAGCCTGGAGGCCCCACGCAGCCTGGAGGCCCCACGCAGCCTGGAGGCCCCACGCAGCCTGGAGGCCCCACGCAGCCTGGAGGCCCCACGCAGCCTGGAGGCCCCACGCAGCCTGGAGGCCCCACGCAGCCTGGAGGCCCCACGCAGCCTGGAGGCCCCACGCAGCCTGGAGGCCCCACGCAGCCTGGAGGCCCCACGCAGCCTGGAGGCCACAAGCCCCAAAGGCCTGGGGAACGAGGAGGATGATACCTTGAGTGAAGCAGGCACCTACACCATTGAGACAGAGTTCCAGGATAAAGAGGTGGAGGAGGCACGCAGCAAGATAGAACAAGCAAGTCTCTTTGCCTTACTCTCTGTAGTCGTCTGTCATTCTCTGTAGTCGTCTGTCATTTGTTTAATATCACACCTTGTCATGTCATATGCTTCACCATGAGATAACCTTCCTTGTCAAGTATGCGACTATGATGCTATCTATCACAAGCCAACGCGAGTGTCACAAAGGAGAGCCAGTGGATGTGGCAGCCTCCAGCCCTGCAGAGACAGCGTTCACACACTCACATCATGCTTTGTTCCTGACAGGTGTTTGGTGTTGTTGAGGGGCCAGAGCAGCCCGGCCAGACTGCAGCAGCAGCATGTAAGCCTGTTGAGTTTCAGGACAGGGAGGAGCGTAGGGAGAGTAGCTTGGTGGATCTGATGCCAGCTCCAGGGCAGGGACAGAATCTGGTGCAGGTAAACCCCCCCCCAGCCGGGCTCAGTGTGGCGACACATTCCTACAGCTAATCAGTCAACAATCAGTCTGCTGGTTCAATAAGCTATCAGCCTTGGAAACACAATTCTACTTGTTCTGATTTCATGATTCTCCATGGTTCACCTCATATCCCTCTTAGATCTTTAGTTGTCTCTGTTGGTTTCTGGGGGTGTTGGTGTGGTAGTTCTTTACTTCCGACTGGGTTTGGGTGTGTCCAACGGGTTTTCACTGGTGGTGTTCTTGGTTTCTACCTGAGGAGTGGAATGGATTGGATTTTTGCTGTCATAAAATGTCATTTTCAgatataaaaaatatcccaaCATCCTAAGCTGTGAATGTGTTTCTACGCCTAATCGGTTTGTCAACCAAATAAAATTTCTTGAATGTGATTGTGTTCTTTTTTTCCTTCTATTTTAAGCCTGATTTCTATGTATTGACTGCTGTTAAGACATGTGAATAACTAGTGTGATCCTCCCTGCAGGTACCTGGTGGCTCTAAGTGGGTGTCTTGCTGGGCCAGCCTGGCAGACAGCTACACACACTCTGGCCCTGCCTCAGGCCTCTTCGAAATCCCCTCACAGATGGACCTGTCAGGAGGAGGTATGGGAATTTGCACAAAAATTTGAAATGATAATGAGTTATAGTCCTGATTATCAACTTGATAAAAAATGTATCTTCCTGTTTCCATTCAGTTGGTGGGAGGACCGTCCATCAGGCAACGCTCAGTCGGAACATCAATAGTGTGGAATCGGAAGGCCCAAGTTCCAAAACACAGCGTATTCCTTCTCAGGCACCATCGATGGAAAATAATGAGACTCCAACTCCCAGCATTCTTATCCATCAGGACACTTACTCTACCTATGATATCAAAGAGAGGAGCTTCAGAGTCCTTGGACCACAGGAGGACCTCCACAACCTGTCTGTACAGGATGACCTTGACCAAGACAGCCTGAGTGATGCCAGTAAGTCAGACGACAGCTCCATCGTGGAGCAGAGGAAGATGCCCACACCAGAGAGGACAGACAAGAGTACATCTCAGAGCAGTGAAAAGGAGAGGCCCACACTCCCAGCCAAGTCTACATCATTCTACATTGGCTCTAAGGAGAGTGTGTCTAAACAGGAGCGGGGATCCAGACCCAATACACCCAGGATTGAGAGAAAACCACCACCACATCCCAACACACCACAGTTCTCCACAgccaccctgaccaaacaacaGGGTGGACAAGAATTTCAGAAGACAGTCAAGCTCAACTCATCAGCTCCCAAGCTTGACTACCAGGGCAGAGTCAGCCCTGAGCCCAACGAGATCGCAGTGTTTCTGGTCAGGCAGGAGAGTTTCATTAAGGACCAGCCAAGTGATGCTGCGGTCACCAGACTCCCACACATCTCCAGCCAGCCTGCTCTGAATGACCCTGACCCTGCTGAGGCGTTCCAGGGTGTTTGCAGCCAGGACACCCACTCCTACCTCAATGGGACCGAGGATGCTCTGGCTGACCTGGCGGCCAAGCTCCAGGCCCAGCCGCCTGATGTTGTTCCTCACCCCATAGATTACTCTCTGTCTGGGGAGTCTGACATGGACTCAGCGAGCACTGCCAGCCTGCGCAACAACCAGACTGCCCCCAAGACTGGATCCAAGAAGCCCTTGTTCACTAGTGGCGTTCAGAGGGAGAGGTCCTCTGCCAGCTCCTTCACCCAGGAGCCCAGTCGCCAGCAGTCAGCCTTCGATCGCCTGTCCGAGAAGCGGCGGTCCCAGAGAGTGGACAGCAGCAGGAAGCCTGAACAAGACAGGAGGCTGGGAATGAGATGCTGTGTTGTAAAACATGGCACCATGGACCTGAGTGACGACCCTCAGAGCTTCAGCTTACCCTACTGGCCTGAAACCATCTCCTCAGACCAGGCGGTCCCCCGGCCCGCTGCATGCAAGAAGTACACCGTCCCCCTGCAGAAGGAGGATCCCACTAAGTCCTCCAAAGTGGCCCAGGCCCTAACCCGCTCCAACAGCATGTCTGCCCCACGGCCCACAAGAGCTTCAATGCTTCGCCGGGCTCGCCTGGGCGAGGCATCCGACAACGAggttacagagacagacagaatctcCCAGAACTCCCAGGAAGTCAGTGGGACCTCCAAGGCCTCCCAGGACAGTAAGAAGCAGCTCTCCAGGCTGGATATGCTGGCTCTGCCCCGGAAGAGGACTAGCTCCTTCACCACTCCCAGTGATACAGAGTCCTCAGCACCCAGGACAGGCTTCTCCAACCGCAGCACAGAGTCCAACAGCGGCTCTGGCCTTAAGGCCTCCGTGGCCGGGCCCAGCACTAAGCCTGCGCTAGGCAGGGCCTCTGGAGCTTCAGGCAAGCTCATCACCCGCGTCCGCTCCAGCAGTGCCAAATACACCAGCAGCACAGCCAGTGAGTAACAAACACGCATATCAGTCTCCCCTTTGCctttaaaatgtaattttatgTAGTACTGTCTTAGTAATCATTTATTACAGGTGTAAGAACCTGAAAGGTAAAACTGTCTAAATATGTCTCAGCCATTCCTGAAATATTACAGAAATGTAATGAACCATGAAAATGACTTCTTCTGGATTGGAGGCATCACAATTTAGGTCTGCGTAAAGGTGTCACGTCCTATCAATTATCTAGATGAATTGGTTCTGAGTGAGTTTGAGATAATTAGTTCAACTAACAAGTTATGAAGGTGCAAGCCTTGGTTTTATTCTTCTGGAGATTTGGCTTTAAGGGCCTCCACTAACTTCACTAATGCTGTATTGCTATTTGCAATTGATTTCAATCATTTCTACTAGAATACCTGTGGCGAAGGTGGATACCATCTGCACAATGTTCTCATAATCATTATGCAATCTTCAATCATGATAACATAACTGTCTAGAACAATGTTATGAGAATATTGTGGGTCAGATGTGGAATACCGTGCTCTATCCTTTGAGCGATAATCTGTGGTTTAACTACACTTCACTTTCTACATTGTGTCTATGACTATGGTCTTCAACAACATGACTTTGTGACAGTAGCCATTACTGTTGGGTTGAGTGCTCATTTCTGGTTGTGAATGTTTTTGAATCAAAGAAAATCCTAATGAATTGTTTATACAGCAAGACTTAAATCTTGCATCAGTACATTTACCATCTGAATGAGCACAAAACTACAAAACCCTTCTATATGGGTCTATGGGGT
This genomic stretch from Oncorhynchus kisutch isolate 150728-3 linkage group LG7, Okis_V2, whole genome shotgun sequence harbors:
- the LOC109893761 gene encoding centrosomal protein of 170 kDa protein B isoform X2; this encodes MSVTSWFLVSSSGTRHRLPPEMIFVGREECELMLQSRSVDKQHAVVNYNPATDEHMVKDLGSLNGTFVNDLRIPDETYITLMLSDVIRFGYDSHVYILERSQHKVPEEALKHEKYTSQLQMSMKALEARKKEKERQHAKEKTRDSSCFKQEKAEHKAALAAVASETPVSRPTPLYGQPLWWGEDDAEHSGGQRPDEDPAENTKEGSRHEISGSLSDSQAKTIYSHHREPSYFEIPTKEFQQQELHEVPTKDTDPPSLPVPVLPPVPTSTPPVVQSHASFTIEFDECTPSKIKIKDHVTKFSFRQQRKLPGKEAVTAPTEVISAECKVADWLVQSDVSMMRRRSRTEDMFSSKSGLPICNEASTGHHHEDGTWSDSEDPVVNGKRAIQLKPPMGPHKFLPPQLALPRPFTNPDSADPQSHSPPPSQDKADPQQGFVIEFFDDNPRKKRSQSFTNNTGQLDSPALRNKPEKRCDPSTPTQQYTIPLKGPGSGGPQRAGSLRREKMEDRISNNISSCSIPPRLFRSVGRRSKLAQDFTAEFLRESRQESRPSMNTTWEKNTSPVSPTTSPPPTVEAIAPHSYPHQTTPSPPQPYLTQTSSCTHQSVPLKAPLMPMAPRSLEAPRSLEAPRSLEAPRSLEAPRSLEAPRSLEAPRSLEAPRSLEAPRSLEAPRSLEAPRSLEAPRSLEAPRSLEAPRSLEATSPKGLGNEEDDTLSEAGTYTIETEFQDKEVEEARSKIEQVFGVVEGPEQPGQTAAAACKPVEFQDREERRESSLVDLMPAPGQGQNLVQVPGGSKWVSCWASLADSYTHSGPASGLFEIPSQMDLSGGVGGRTVHQATLSRNINSVESEGPSSKTQRIPSQAPSMENNETPTPSILIHQDTYSTYDIKERSFRVLGPQEDLHNLSVQDDLDQDSLSDASKSDDSSIVEQRKMPTPERTDKSTSQSSEKERPTLPAKSTSFYIGSKESVSKQERGSRPNTPRIERKPPPHPNTPQFSTATLTKQQGGQEFQKTVKLNSSAPKLDYQGRVSPEPNEIAVFLVRQESFIKDQPSDAAVTRLPHISSQPALNDPDPAEAFQGVCSQDTHSYLNGTEDALADLAAKLQAQPPDVVPHPIDYSLSGESDMDSASTASLRNNQTAPKTGSKKPLFTSGVQRERSSASSFTQEPSRQQSAFDRLSEKRRSQRVDSSRKPEQDRRLGMRCCVVKHGTMDLSDDPQSFSLPYWPETISSDQAVPRPAACKKYTVPLQKEDPTKSSKVAQALTRSNSMSAPRPTRASMLRRARLGEASDNEVTETDRISQNSQEVSGTSKASQDSKKQLSRLDMLALPRKRTSSFTTPSDTESSAPRTGFSNRSTESNSGSGLKASVAGPSTKPALGRASGASGKLITRVRSSSAKYTSSTATSRSQPLIPPRPKPRSQDSDQESHEGDAYQNWSSHSAEIARLSQDLAKDLSVLAREIHGVTGDADPQSSSAVEANTPVSTITAREVLVHPIPEAGVNYLRVPPGSAAARDPDQTIMNDQEYNSKHRGWNQEVVVVDDLMLNPVSQISLAIRENTEQLAEKIKVLFHNKTDVWGEIDSKLNTENDIPVLKGSNKEITAILKELRRVQRQLEVINTIIEPSGNFEPAKASTPSATSTPSAPSSAGLKPSRAPSRYWRTSGSQRGGVPSSSSRPSESVRRSVVASEAESYVV